The proteins below are encoded in one region of Leptotrichia sp. oral taxon 218:
- the ftsH gene encoding ATP-dependent zinc metalloprotease FtsH, whose amino-acid sequence MADRDKNDIKKRLEELRKDNNRKNKQGNENSPFSGFLFVLLVVLLSLFTFLFQRDIQSYFQEKKNVSYSEFLDRTRRGEFREIDEKDDKLVAKARVAGKDILFYTKKITDRVGNEPQIINAVESKNVKLNSMPPSGGGYFLAILLNALPLIIMIGLMVYLAKKMSGGGQGGPGNIFGFGKSRVNKIDKKPDVKFEDVAGVDGAKEELKEVVDFLKNPDKYTKAGARVPKGVLLLGRPGTGKTLLAKAVAGESGASFFSISGSEFVEMFVGVGASRVRDLFEKAKESSPSIIFIDEIDAIGRKRSAGKNSGSNDEREQTLNQLLVEMDGFDTDTKVIVLAATNREDVLDSALLRAGRFDRRITVDAPDLQGRIAILKVHSKNKKLASDVNLEDIAKITPGFVGADLANLLNEAAILAARRATDTITMADLDEAVDKIGMGLGQKGKIIKPEEKKLLAYHEAGHSVMTELTEGADPVHKVTIIPRGEAGGFMMPLPEEKLVTSSKELLAEIKVLFGGRAAEELVLDDVSTGAYSDIKRATRIARMYVESVGMSKKFGPINLENPDDEFAFMTNKSDETMREIDLEVRKILMDEYLNTFNTLQENMHILEGVAQLLLKKETITGDEVRRIIKGETFEQVLESEANKSKDSAENNEELKESSEKNEKNKKNERDVRDIKDDFDAKFGNPKEKSEIEKLEETVKELTKDSETLEEKLKKDDFLTGNKNDSENEEEDNNDKNSNQNDTDDEDKNEDNSSDSDDNENDDSESFKKDDKGDSSTEKKKKNNFKLPSFME is encoded by the coding sequence ATGGCAGACAGAGATAAAAACGACATAAAGAAAAGATTGGAAGAATTAAGAAAAGACAATAATAGAAAAAATAAGCAAGGAAATGAAAATTCGCCTTTTTCTGGATTTTTATTCGTTTTGCTTGTAGTTTTGCTGTCTTTATTTACATTTTTATTTCAAAGAGATATTCAAAGTTATTTTCAAGAGAAAAAAAATGTATCATATTCTGAATTTTTAGACAGAACTAGAAGAGGAGAATTTAGGGAAATTGATGAAAAGGACGACAAATTGGTTGCAAAAGCTAGAGTTGCTGGAAAAGATATTCTTTTTTACACAAAAAAAATTACTGACCGTGTGGGAAATGAGCCACAAATAATTAATGCGGTTGAGTCAAAAAATGTAAAATTAAATTCAATGCCTCCATCAGGTGGTGGATATTTTTTAGCAATACTTTTAAATGCACTTCCGCTTATTATAATGATTGGACTTATGGTTTATTTAGCTAAAAAGATGAGCGGTGGCGGTCAAGGTGGACCTGGAAATATTTTTGGATTTGGAAAATCTCGTGTGAATAAAATTGATAAAAAACCAGATGTAAAATTTGAAGATGTTGCTGGAGTTGACGGTGCAAAAGAAGAATTAAAAGAAGTTGTTGACTTTTTGAAAAATCCTGATAAATATACAAAAGCTGGAGCTAGAGTTCCAAAAGGTGTACTTTTACTTGGAAGACCTGGAACTGGAAAGACATTACTTGCAAAAGCTGTTGCTGGGGAATCTGGAGCTTCGTTTTTTAGCATTTCAGGTTCAGAATTTGTGGAAATGTTTGTCGGAGTTGGAGCTTCTCGTGTGAGAGATTTGTTTGAAAAAGCGAAAGAATCAAGTCCGTCAATAATTTTTATTGATGAAATTGATGCGATTGGAAGAAAAAGAAGCGCTGGAAAAAACAGCGGAAGTAACGATGAAAGAGAACAGACATTAAATCAATTGTTAGTTGAAATGGATGGATTTGATACTGATACGAAAGTTATTGTACTTGCTGCAACAAACCGTGAAGATGTACTAGATTCTGCGCTTTTAAGAGCGGGAAGATTTGATAGAAGAATTACAGTTGATGCACCTGATTTACAAGGAAGAATTGCAATTTTAAAAGTTCATTCGAAAAATAAAAAATTGGCTAGTGATGTAAATTTAGAAGATATTGCAAAAATAACTCCTGGATTTGTTGGAGCAGATTTAGCAAATTTATTAAATGAAGCAGCAATTTTAGCAGCTCGTCGTGCTACTGACACAATTACGATGGCAGATTTAGATGAAGCTGTGGATAAAATCGGAATGGGACTTGGTCAAAAAGGAAAAATTATAAAACCTGAAGAGAAAAAATTACTTGCATATCATGAAGCTGGACATTCTGTAATGACTGAATTAACTGAAGGAGCAGATCCAGTTCACAAAGTGACAATTATTCCAAGAGGTGAAGCTGGAGGATTTATGATGCCGCTTCCAGAAGAGAAATTGGTTACTTCAAGCAAAGAATTACTTGCTGAAATAAAAGTTTTATTTGGTGGAAGAGCTGCAGAAGAGCTTGTGTTAGATGATGTGAGTACAGGTGCTTATTCAGACATTAAAAGAGCTACAAGAATTGCCAGAATGTATGTGGAAAGTGTTGGAATGAGCAAAAAATTTGGACCTATAAATCTTGAAAATCCAGATGATGAGTTTGCGTTTATGACAAATAAAAGTGATGAAACAATGAGAGAAATTGATTTGGAAGTTAGAAAAATCTTAATGGATGAATATTTGAACACATTTAATACATTACAAGAAAATATGCATATATTGGAAGGTGTAGCTCAACTTCTTCTTAAAAAAGAAACAATTACTGGAGATGAAGTTAGAAGAATTATCAAAGGTGAAACTTTTGAGCAAGTTTTGGAATCTGAAGCAAATAAATCTAAAGATTCAGCTGAAAATAATGAAGAACTAAAAGAAAGTTCTGAAAAAAATGAAAAAAATAAAAAAAATGAAAGAGATGTAAGAGATATAAAAGATGATTTCGACGCTAAATTTGGTAACCCAAAAGAAAAGTCTGAAATTGAAAAACTTGAGGAAACTGTAAAAGAGTTGACAAAAGACAGTGAAACTTTGGAAGAAAAATTGAAAAAAGATGATTTTTTGACTGGAAATAAAAATGACAGTGAAAATGAAGAAGAAGATAACAACGATAAAAATAGCAATCAAAATGACACTGATGATGAAGATAAAAATGAAGATAACAGTAGTGATAGTGATGACAATGAAAATGATGATTCAGAAAGTTTTAAAAAAGATGACAAAGGCGATTCTTCAACTGAGAAAAAGAAAAAAAATAATTTCAAATTGCCAAGTTTCATGGAATAA
- the tilS gene encoding tRNA lysidine(34) synthetase TilS, with amino-acid sequence MNSFKEKIRDLKKSELIKKGDKILIAFSGGPDSVFLFLLLNFLKKEYELEIFLLYVNHNLRNDVKNDLEFIKNFSKKNNVKIFIENLDVLNYCKKNKKSVELGARELRYKVLIEKLKESNFDKIATGHNLDDNVETLVFRLLRGTSIKGLKGIPAKRENIVRPILQFKKREILDYLKRIDQDYIVDYTNKESDYSRNYIRNEIFPMFSKINRNFKNKINDLILEINERENEFEKISEKNKKHEKKDEFVKFLSKNNVEISRKKIDQIFNSIFDDFGNLRNDGEKEFDLGKNKVLKKSYFSYEIFEKNKKNLENQKKFEIIKKNQSIEWYNSKTISFFENILEFENFFVEKKDFEYTFLIFKDNFVNDKSKIVVRNRENGDRIWLENLGQKKIKKILIDKKISKSERDFIPIVELVFENKKKENIILTVSDIKFSKFVKKFFKEDIKNFKNNNKILVIGRKKWQTEIKTT; translated from the coding sequence ATGAATAGTTTCAAAGAAAAAATAAGAGATTTGAAAAAAAGCGAATTGATAAAAAAAGGAGATAAGATTTTAATCGCTTTTTCAGGTGGACCTGATTCAGTATTTTTGTTTCTTTTATTAAATTTTTTGAAAAAAGAATATGAACTTGAAATTTTTTTACTTTATGTAAATCACAATTTGCGAAATGATGTAAAAAATGATTTGGAATTTATAAAAAATTTTTCTAAAAAGAATAATGTAAAAATTTTTATTGAAAATTTGGATGTTTTGAATTATTGTAAAAAAAATAAAAAATCAGTTGAACTTGGTGCAAGAGAATTGCGATATAAAGTTTTAATTGAGAAGTTAAAAGAGTCAAATTTTGACAAGATTGCAACTGGACACAATTTGGATGACAATGTGGAAACGCTTGTTTTTAGACTTTTAAGAGGAACTTCAATAAAGGGATTAAAGGGAATTCCTGCTAAAAGAGAAAATATTGTAAGACCAATTTTGCAGTTTAAAAAAAGAGAAATTTTGGATTATTTGAAAAGAATTGATCAAGATTACATAGTTGATTATACAAATAAAGAGAGCGACTATTCAAGAAATTACATAAGAAATGAGATTTTTCCAATGTTTTCAAAAATAAATCGAAATTTTAAAAATAAAATAAATGACTTGATTTTGGAAATTAATGAGCGAGAAAATGAATTTGAAAAAATTAGTGAAAAAAACAAAAAACACGAAAAAAAAGATGAATTTGTTAAATTTTTGAGTAAAAATAATGTGGAAATTTCGAGAAAAAAAATTGATCAAATTTTTAATTCTATTTTTGATGATTTTGGAAATTTGAGAAATGATGGAGAAAAAGAGTTTGATTTGGGAAAAAATAAAGTTTTGAAAAAAAGTTATTTTAGTTACGAAATTTTTGAAAAAAATAAAAAAAATTTAGAAAATCAAAAGAAATTTGAAATTATAAAGAAAAATCAAAGTATAGAGTGGTATAATTCGAAGACAATAAGTTTTTTTGAAAATATATTAGAATTTGAGAATTTTTTTGTTGAAAAAAAGGATTTTGAGTACACATTTTTAATTTTCAAGGATAATTTTGTAAATGATAAAAGTAAAATAGTTGTGAGAAATAGGGAAAATGGTGATAGAATTTGGCTTGAGAATTTAGGTCAAAAAAAAATAAAAAAAATTTTAATAGACAAAAAAATATCAAAAAGTGAAAGAGATTTTATTCCGATTGTAGAATTGGTTTTTGAAAATAAAAAAAAAGAAAATATTATCTTAACGGTTTCTGATATAAAATTTTCAAAATTTGTAAAAAAATTTTTTAAAGAAGATATAAAAAATTTTAAAAATAATAATAAAATATTAGTGATTGGGAGGAAAAAATGGCAGACAGAGATAAAAACGACATAA
- the mltG gene encoding endolytic transglycosylase MltG — translation MKNTIKLFNIFLSILLFLFLIFFYSFFVSKREYKNVNIDVKRGTTFSQIYKNLKLNYGILDRIYLKLSGRNNLKIGVYRFDGKLSKYEVIRKIKRSEISGIRLTIPEGFTSKQVFERMDALGLGTEDEIKKDLAEINFPYPHKDNNFEGYFYPETYIFPETATTKEVLETVLKEFLRRFPPEKYPDKQKFYDNLKLASIVEAEVPDKEDKPKVAGLFLKRLQIGMRLESDATLKYVLRRQAKSGELKANMSPYNSYRFAGLPPTPIGNPPYETFEAVENAEITDNLFFFTHNGKTYYSKTHEEHLQKRKESGQLK, via the coding sequence ATGAAAAATACAATAAAACTTTTTAATATATTTTTGTCTATATTGTTATTTCTGTTTTTAATATTTTTTTACAGTTTTTTTGTTTCAAAAAGAGAATACAAAAATGTAAATATTGATGTAAAAAGAGGTACTACTTTTAGTCAAATTTATAAAAATCTAAAGTTAAATTACGGTATTTTAGATAGAATATATTTAAAATTAAGTGGAAGAAATAATTTAAAAATAGGTGTTTACCGTTTTGATGGAAAACTTTCCAAATATGAAGTTATAAGAAAAATTAAAAGAAGTGAAATCAGTGGAATAAGACTTACTATTCCTGAAGGTTTTACTTCAAAACAAGTTTTTGAGAGAATGGATGCACTTGGACTTGGAACAGAAGATGAAATTAAAAAAGACCTTGCGGAAATAAATTTTCCATATCCACATAAAGATAACAATTTTGAAGGATATTTTTATCCAGAAACATATATTTTTCCAGAAACTGCTACAACAAAAGAAGTTTTGGAAACTGTATTGAAAGAATTTTTAAGAAGATTTCCACCTGAAAAATATCCAGATAAGCAAAAATTTTATGACAATTTGAAATTGGCTTCGATTGTTGAAGCAGAAGTTCCAGATAAAGAAGATAAGCCAAAAGTTGCAGGATTATTTTTGAAACGGCTACAAATTGGAATGAGATTGGAATCTGACGCAACCTTAAAATATGTTTTGCGAAGACAGGCTAAAAGCGGAGAATTAAAGGCAAATATGTCGCCGTATAACTCTTATAGATTTGCAGGACTTCCACCAACTCCAATTGGAAATCCGCCATATGAAACTTTTGAAGCGGTTGAAAATGCTGAAATAACTGACAATTTATTCTTTTTTACGCACAATGGAAAAACTTATTATTCTAAAACTCACGAAGAACATCTACAAAAAAGAAAAGAAAGTGGACAACTGAAATAA
- a CDS encoding helix-turn-helix transcriptional regulator: MLKFSYKPLWKLLIDKDMNNSDLMEKTHICKSTFYKMKKNKNITTDVLLRICQELKCDISDIVECVKG; the protein is encoded by the coding sequence ATGTTAAAATTTAGTTACAAGCCATTATGGAAACTACTCATTGATAAAGATATGAATAATAGCGATTTAATGGAAAAAACTCATATTTGTAAAAGTACCTTTTACAAAATGAAAAAAAATAAAAATATTACAACTGATGTACTGCTGAGAATTTGTCAAGAATTGAAATGTGATATATCAGATATTGTAGAATGTGTGAAGGGTTGA
- a CDS encoding DNA cytosine methyltransferase, translating into MKKECTVIDLFCGAGGLSLGFKNAGFKIIGGIDFDKDAIATHELNFKNSVNICGDIKEITDDKIKDLFPSGTDIIIGGPPCQGFSSANMWQNDEEKKEKNRLFFEYIRFVKVLKPKAFLIENVRQILTKDDSFAKKEILKIGEELGYNVSYNILVASDYGVPQNRIRAFFIGIKKEFGVHFNFDSLEKRKKVTVKEAISDLYDYEKTNKIGKIGSEYQKLMRKNSNDLVYNHEIRYPNEKVQERMKFVPQGGNWRDVPDKLWDTQRNNRHSSAYRRLKENDISITIDTGHMNYFHPLFNRVPTVRESARIQSFSDDFIFCGSKTSQFRQVGNAVPPLMVYSIAKEIKKILGEKNEL; encoded by the coding sequence ATGAAAAAAGAATGCACTGTTATTGATTTGTTTTGTGGGGCAGGAGGTTTAAGTCTGGGATTTAAAAATGCCGGATTTAAGATTATTGGAGGAATTGATTTTGACAAAGATGCTATCGCAACACATGAGCTTAATTTTAAGAATTCTGTTAATATTTGTGGAGATATTAAAGAAATTACAGATGATAAAATTAAAGACTTGTTTCCGTCTGGAACGGATATTATAATAGGAGGACCACCTTGTCAAGGTTTTAGTTCTGCTAATATGTGGCAGAATGATGAAGAAAAAAAAGAAAAAAACAGGTTGTTTTTTGAATATATTAGATTTGTGAAAGTTTTAAAACCTAAAGCTTTTCTGATTGAAAATGTTAGACAAATTTTAACAAAAGATGATTCTTTTGCAAAAAAGGAGATATTAAAAATAGGAGAAGAATTGGGATATAATGTTTCATATAATATTTTAGTTGCTTCTGATTATGGTGTACCTCAAAATAGAATTCGAGCTTTTTTTATAGGTATAAAAAAGGAATTTGGTGTTCATTTTAATTTTGATTCTTTAGAAAAAAGAAAAAAAGTTACAGTAAAAGAAGCAATTTCTGATTTATATGATTATGAAAAAACTAACAAAATAGGAAAAATTGGTAGTGAATATCAAAAACTTATGAGAAAAAATAGCAATGATTTAGTATACAATCATGAAATCAGATACCCTAATGAAAAAGTACAAGAAAGAATGAAATTTGTTCCTCAAGGTGGAAATTGGAGAGATGTACCAGACAAACTTTGGGACACACAAAGAAATAATAGGCATTCTTCTGCTTATAGAAGGTTAAAAGAAAATGATATAAGTATTACTATAGATACAGGTCATATGAACTATTTTCATCCTCTGTTTAACAGAGTTCCTACAGTTAGAGAATCAGCTAGAATACAGAGTTTTTCTGATGATTTTATTTTTTGTGGTTCTAAAACTAGTCAATTTAGACAAGTTGGAAATGCTGTTCCACCTTTGATGGTATATTCTATTGCAAAAGAAATAAAGAAAATATTAGGAGAAAAAAATGAGTTATAA
- a CDS encoding DNA cytosine methyltransferase — protein MSYKIIDLFCGAGGFSCGFEQENFESILAIDKWEDAIKTYNENHKNKCGQNIDINNFTNEMIQDLIKKNGEIDGIIGGPPCQGFSMVGTRDHKDERNNLYLQYVRFVEQIKPKFFILENVKGLLNLHKGFFKKDIIKRFSDLGYNVEFKILKASEYGVPQSRERVFFVGLNKNIFDRTFFEFPEGDKINFVSTKEALSDLPSLDNNEEETKYKFDPKNEYQKFMRQETRDNSIKNNEKTIHQEKTIKIISMVPDGGSIKDLDEKYYKVRNYNAAFKRMNSQLPSTTIDCGHRNYFHYEENRVPTVRESARIQSFPDNFIFLGSKTSQYTQVGNAVPPLLGRAIAKKINNYLERVVK, from the coding sequence ATGAGTTATAAAATTATAGATTTATTTTGTGGGGCTGGTGGATTTAGTTGTGGGTTTGAGCAAGAAAATTTTGAAAGTATTTTAGCTATTGATAAATGGGAAGACGCCATAAAAACATATAATGAAAACCATAAAAATAAATGTGGACAAAATATTGATATTAACAATTTTACAAATGAAATGATACAAGATTTAATTAAAAAAAATGGGGAAATTGATGGGATAATAGGAGGTCCTCCTTGTCAAGGATTTAGTATGGTCGGAACAAGAGATCATAAAGATGAAAGAAATAATCTGTATCTACAATATGTAAGATTTGTTGAACAAATAAAACCTAAATTTTTTATTCTTGAAAATGTAAAAGGATTGTTGAATTTACATAAAGGTTTTTTTAAAAAAGATATAATAAAGAGATTTTCTGATTTGGGATATAATGTTGAATTTAAAATTTTAAAAGCTTCTGAATATGGTGTACCTCAAAGTAGAGAAAGAGTCTTTTTTGTTGGGTTAAATAAAAATATATTTGATAGAACTTTTTTTGAATTTCCTGAAGGGGATAAAATAAATTTTGTTTCTACTAAGGAAGCTTTAAGCGATTTACCTAGTTTAGACAATAATGAAGAGGAAACTAAATATAAATTTGATCCAAAAAATGAATATCAAAAATTTATGAGACAAGAGACGAGAGATAATAGTATAAAAAATAATGAAAAAACTATTCATCAAGAAAAAACAATAAAAATAATTAGTATGGTTCCTGATGGTGGGAGTATTAAAGATTTAGATGAAAAATATTATAAAGTTAGAAATTATAATGCAGCTTTTAAAAGAATGAATAGTCAACTTCCAAGTACTACTATAGACTGTGGTCATAGAAATTATTTTCATTATGAAGAAAATCGTGTTCCTACAGTTAGAGAATCAGCTAGAATTCAAAGTTTTCCTGATAATTTCATATTTTTAGGAAGTAAAACTAGTCAATATACACAAGTTGGGAATGCTGTTCCACCTTTATTAGGGAGAGCGATTGCCAAAAAAATAAATAATTATTTAGAAAGGGTTGTAAAATAG
- a CDS encoding AAA family ATPase produces MDKITDCKILGKSETKFKTISKAYILEKKSTGGGGQASYNLPESFFNELIKKDILIESEPVKAKNNQQNKVFKINEKFKVVLSNTVLKLLKNPITEEKLPMFLVVEGNGNKPQIRPSAYEEYKKKGLYLEYNLDWFKELYDNNSEENIMIYTFENDTFIIDIEEKNHIENTTIENFENIDTKINKPHQRIFFGAPGTGKSYKLNKEAERNFDKNNISRVTFHPNYNYGNFIGTFKPFPKIKNDNETITYTYVPGILTKLLIRALNNPTEDFLLIIEEINRANTAAVFGDFFQLLDRDKNGNSEYDIVASEDLKLLFSKNKISENINTECLETIQHDEISVAEENLPYNQTDFKLKLPSNFYIWATMNSADQGVMPLDTAFKRRWEFEYIGINDAYDKSKSEFNAYNFFKIMKMN; encoded by the coding sequence ATGGATAAAATAACAGATTGTAAAATATTAGGAAAATCAGAAACTAAATTTAAAACTATTTCAAAAGCATATATTTTAGAAAAAAAAAGTACTGGTGGAGGGGGACAAGCTTCTTATAATTTACCAGAAAGTTTTTTTAATGAATTAATAAAAAAAGATATTTTAATTGAAAGTGAACCTGTAAAAGCAAAAAATAATCAACAAAACAAAGTTTTTAAAATTAATGAAAAATTCAAAGTTGTTCTTAGTAATACTGTGCTAAAACTTCTAAAAAATCCTATTACTGAAGAAAAATTACCAATGTTTTTAGTTGTTGAAGGAAATGGTAACAAGCCTCAAATAAGACCCTCTGCTTATGAGGAATATAAAAAAAAGGGATTATACCTAGAATATAATTTAGATTGGTTTAAAGAATTGTATGATAATAACTCTGAAGAAAATATAATGATTTATACATTTGAAAATGATACTTTTATTATTGATATAGAAGAAAAAAATCATATAGAAAATACAACTATTGAAAATTTTGAAAATATTGATACTAAAATCAATAAACCTCACCAAAGAATATTTTTCGGTGCTCCTGGAACAGGAAAAAGTTATAAATTAAACAAAGAGGCAGAAAGAAATTTTGACAAAAATAATATTTCCAGAGTTACTTTCCATCCAAATTATAACTATGGTAATTTTATTGGAACTTTTAAGCCTTTTCCAAAAATAAAAAATGACAATGAAACAATTACATATACATATGTTCCTGGAATATTAACAAAACTTTTGATAAGAGCTCTAAATAATCCAACAGAAGATTTTTTATTAATAATAGAAGAAATAAATAGAGCTAATACTGCAGCTGTTTTTGGTGACTTTTTTCAATTACTAGATAGAGATAAAAATGGAAACAGTGAATATGATATTGTTGCTTCTGAAGATTTAAAATTACTATTTTCAAAAAATAAAATTTCAGAAAATATAAATACAGAATGTTTAGAAACTATTCAACATGATGAAATTAGTGTAGCGGAAGAAAATCTTCCATATAATCAAACTGATTTTAAATTAAAATTACCATCTAACTTTTATATTTGGGCGACAATGAACAGTGCTGATCAAGGAGTCATGCCATTAGATACAGCTTTTAAACGAAGATGGGAATTTGAATATATTGGAATTAATGATGCATATGATAAAAGTAAATCTGAATTTAATGCTTACAACTTTTTTAAAATAATGAAAATGAATTAG
- a CDS encoding LlaJI family restriction endonuclease: protein MKVNKLQELKLYNISELQSIFDLPEDKTREILKTLAYKNIVRKISKNLSNAELEELNNGESFEQLNKEFEGDNYKFKFVGIITVKDVCLIIYPKYITEFDENFDKDNKIIKQLIEVMRKYESKEQKQFLSNNEENKNYNLLALAIDLYDDYHVNGLYSSEKTIIEENGEREILWDKTINEKDAYFINDVPFYLDFFSVNKETNEEDFFRRLHRCIITESYNKIEEIFDILDYEPINISDDEIDYFGDKEYIMTRLNQEMSIQFIDKKQKQLNMMKNYFLETENSNEDEEIKFIGTTSFNLVWEKVCAIVLGNSLDKKLEDLGLDIIDNTENITLKEVIPKLKWKVSNSKEHRSAKTLIPDLIVYDKEDRSISIYDAKYYNIILTEKLLKNYPGVEDISKQYLYELAYRDLIKRNNLKIKENAFIMPTDKKINPEETNFKKIGKEIGTVEFEIFSKSLELKDIKIVLTPATRMFEKYLSK, encoded by the coding sequence ATGAAAGTAAATAAGTTACAAGAATTAAAGTTATATAATATCTCTGAATTACAATCTATATTTGATTTACCCGAAGATAAAACAAGAGAAATTTTAAAGACATTAGCGTATAAGAATATTGTTAGAAAAATATCTAAAAATTTATCTAATGCAGAATTAGAAGAATTAAATAACGGAGAATCTTTTGAACAATTAAATAAGGAATTTGAGGGAGATAACTACAAATTTAAATTTGTTGGTATAATTACTGTAAAAGATGTCTGCTTAATTATTTATCCAAAATATATTACTGAATTTGATGAAAATTTTGATAAAGACAATAAGATAATAAAACAATTGATCGAAGTTATGAGAAAATATGAAAGTAAGGAACAAAAACAATTTCTGTCAAATAATGAAGAAAATAAAAATTATAACTTGTTAGCTCTAGCGATAGATTTATACGATGATTATCATGTGAATGGACTTTACAGTAGTGAAAAAACAATAATAGAAGAAAATGGGGAAAGAGAAATTCTCTGGGATAAAACTATAAATGAAAAAGATGCTTATTTTATAAACGATGTTCCTTTCTATTTAGATTTTTTTTCTGTAAACAAAGAGACAAATGAAGAAGATTTTTTTAGAAGACTACATCGTTGTATAATTACAGAAAGCTATAATAAAATTGAGGAAATATTTGATATACTTGATTATGAACCTATAAATATTTCAGATGATGAAATTGATTATTTTGGAGATAAAGAGTACATCATGACAAGATTAAATCAAGAAATGAGCATACAGTTTATCGATAAAAAGCAGAAACAGTTAAATATGATGAAGAATTATTTTTTAGAAACTGAAAATTCAAACGAAGATGAAGAAATAAAGTTTATCGGAACAACCAGTTTCAATTTAGTGTGGGAAAAGGTATGTGCTATTGTTCTGGGAAATTCTCTGGATAAAAAACTGGAGGATTTAGGATTAGATATAATAGATAATACTGAAAACATAACTTTGAAAGAAGTAATTCCTAAACTTAAATGGAAAGTTTCTAATTCTAAAGAGCATCGGTCTGCTAAGACTTTAATTCCAGATTTAATTGTATACGATAAAGAAGATAGAAGTATTTCTATTTATGATGCAAAATATTATAATATTATTTTGACTGAAAAGTTATTAAAAAATTATCCTGGAGTAGAGGATATTTCTAAACAATATTTATATGAACTTGCGTATAGAGATTTGATTAAAAGAAATAATTTAAAAATAAAAGAGAATGCTTTTATAATGCCAACAGATAAAAAAATCAATCCAGAAGAAACGAACTTTAAAAAAATAGGAAAAGAAATAGGAACAGTAGAATTTGAAATATTTTCTAAAAGTTTAGAATTAAAAGATATAAAAATAGTATTAACTCCTGCAACTCGGATGTTTGAGAAGTATTTAAGCAAATAA